In Lathyrus oleraceus cultivar Zhongwan6 chromosome 2, CAAS_Psat_ZW6_1.0, whole genome shotgun sequence, the DNA window AATACTGCTAGATTCAGCAACCGGGGGATAAGTAGTGTAGTTATTTAGTATTAGAACACTTCATTGACTAATTCAGTATTATCAATATTTTGAGATCATAAACCAAGAAGAGTGAGATCATAAATTGGTCCTTTGTTTTGTTAAAAGCACTCATTTTAGCAAATATATGAACTGGGACTCTAGGAGGAAAAATAATGAGTAAAAACGATATGTAGCAAAACTCATTGTCACCAGAGCATAATCAAGTTTCCAAAATATTCTCAAAAGGAAAAAATGTTCAGAAAAAATGCTTGTATAAAAATATAGAAATGCAAAAGAAAATGAAGCAAAATATGAGAGGAATTTCAGAAACTGAGAACTATTATGAAGAGTATTGCATAAGTCTCCCATATGAACAGGCCCTAGGTGCTATACTATGTGCTTAGCTGTAGGTAGTTAGATCAGTTGTAACCAGTTACAGTATTGGACTGATTTCATAAGCAGTTGCAGAAAAAGAGGGATATTGTCTGAGCAGAAACGCCGTACCGTACAGAATAAGTTACCGAGGGATAAACATAAGACTTCTCATATATTGAAGCTGCAGCAGCAGCTGCTTGGAGTCTAGCTTGATGGCGACTCACACTATCAGTTGCTCCCCCACTGTCAAGCTCGGTTTGACCTGTACTTCCGGTGCATATCCCAAGTTAAAATGACAAAGCAAGCATTAACAAACATGCTTATTTACTTTTACAGATATTATATTCAATTTAAGATGTATCCTGAAAATGATATCAGTTCAATTTTCAAAGCTTGCATATCATTGACAAGTTTTACAAACACCCTACAGTGAGTGATTATCATATGATTGTTATTACCTTGTTGATGACCATTTGATTGTGATCCTTGCTGACCCCCAGCAACAGATGTTCCATTTTCGGCTGGTACAACCAAGGCTCTGCAGGTTGGGCAAGTATGTTGTCGCTCTAACCATGATCGGAGGCAATGGACATGAAAAAGGTGTCCACATATAAGTTTCTTAGCAGCAGTCATCTCTTCACGACAGATAATACATGTTGCATCACTACTGCATAGCCATTTAAAAATAATGTAAAATCTCATTCACGTTAATATCAAATTAATAAGCTGATATGCTAATATCAAGTTTAGAACTCACGCATCAAGCTCTTCGGGGGTTGCATCTGGAAAGCGATCATTCATATTTGAAGTGATCTTACGATATCTAATGTAATCTGCAATGCGAACTTTGAAGTTCCTAAATGTCTCGTACAACTCCCGTATTAGGTGCAAGGGAATACCGTAGTTTCTAATAGATCAGCTTCAAGTTAGTAGGTAAAAAAGATAATTGATGATAGGTTAAACATGAAATCAAACCAAAATAAAATAAGTATGAAAAACAGAAACCAAATGTATGCATGGGAGTGTAACATAAAGCCCAAGTATCATTGTCAATTAAGACAGTAAACTAAAATTTAAGTGCAACCCAATGGTTTAAATGTGTAAATCTCAATTAGACACACACACAAAATTACCTGTGTATACACACTCACACGTATATAAATGTAGATAATATAATTGACTGATCACTTACACAAAAATAACAAAGAAGAAGCACAGATACATGGACAAGTGCAGCAAGTCCTTAATAAGTTCTAGGTAAAACGTGAAGACTGGTTTCTTTTCCCACTGTCCCTCCATAAGCATGTCACTGACATAGAAAATATATTTTACAAAAATCGACACTGTTGTTGTTGCCAGTATCATGTACCTGAGATAGAAGCAAACAACTTGTCAACCAAAATACTCAAGTATAAAGTATAATAAAGCAAATAGCATGTAATGCGTAGTACAAAGTGTTTTGCCTGTTATCCACAATGTGTATAGGTATTCTATAGtttaatataaataaacagtaaatatgtgaagaaataGCTTCAGTGATTTTAAGAATGATAGCATCATATATAAGAAAACGGTACTCGTAAAAGGAGGAAAAGGAGTAAAAAGGCTTACTCGAAAGCAAAGAACAGAGAAACAGAAGCCTGCCACGTATCTATCAAATGCTTCAAAGAATTATATAAGAAAAGGCTATCTATAAGAAGAAGGAAGCCCATAAAAGATACAATTCGAATATGAGACAACATGGTCACGGTAGGAGTAGTCTCAATATACTCTACTCTCTTCTGAGCCAACCAATGCAAAGCCTTAATTAACAACAAAGCCGTAACCATGGCAAGGAACGTAACCGAAAAATCCTGCCTAAAAATAGTAATCGCAAACAGAATCTCCATAACCTCCCTCCACGATTGCTCATTAAGCCTATCAACCTCCGCCTCTCGAAGTGAACCCAAGAATATCTTCTTTGTCAATTGCCACAAAACACACATGATAACCAAACCCATATTGAGAAGAAGCACCAAACTTATCTTGGAAGTCGAAAGATACACCATCGCGGGATAAAATTGCCCTCTACTGTTAAATGCATGATATGCAATAGCCAAAGTTGCAATCAAACTAAGACCAGCATATGTCTTCAACCTCATCATGTTCCTCTACAACAAAAACACAACAATCATTTAATTTAATCAACTTTTGAAAACACAAttaatcaaaaataaaaataaaaaaatgcaatCAATATGTTCTACACATACATTCTTTCTAATAATAAAGAATCAAAcaaattataatattttttacCCCTAATAATCTTGTAGCTAAGcaatgaaaaaaatcaaaaacctATAAACTAGTGAGTTTGTTATGCATTATTTGGCTCTGGAAATTACTGAGAAAATGCAAATCAACAGAATGAACGATTTGTGAAATGCATATTCAAATTATAGAATTGAAAACCTGTATTATTATAATAATCTGAATGCGAAATCAAAAGAATGTTTACCTGATTAACAAAATGAGAAAACAATGTACCTATTGAAATTGTAGGATCGGAGATGGAACGGAGAATAGAGACGTCGTCGGTGCCTTTTGATCTTGCCGTCGATTTCCAATTTTCAGGGTTGAAGATAAATATTATTAGTTGATAAACTATTCTTTTTTTAATTTAAGAAAATGATGTAAGTGTAACCAACCAGAGTTTGACACGTATGATTTTGTATGAacaatttttatttttactaGATTAAGTATAATAAAACATGATTATTGTCTTTTTCTATAAATgaatattgattttttttaaaaatcatattttttaaattaaatctttaaataattatttttgtaaaaaagAATATCAAAATAACCATATTTCTAAACAGATGCGTCAGTTGAACTGGCGCATCCATTTACATTTCAAAGGAGGCGGCAGCTTCATTGGTGCATACTTTCAATGGCATTGCATGGAGGCGTCATGGTTGTTGGCGCATGCATGTGTAGTTTAGCACATGCACCCATGCATCTGACGCATGCATGAGGGCTTGTGTGTGGCGTCTAAGTCTTTGGCGCATGCATTTCATGGTTCATCTATAAATACCTTGCGCATCTCCCATATTTTTCCACACAACTTCTTACCTTCCAACCTCATTTTCTTTCATTCTACTTCAATCACCTtcaattttgttttctttaatcATGTCTAAATATATTCGcaagagaaatgtcgatttaatcttttcagcaaTCGCACCGTCGATAAAGATTtgactttggaatatagatttGTTAGAATGTCTTAATCGGACGTTTGACCGTTGGTTAGAAGGAGAAATTGCAGATGATGAAAGGATTAGAAGGATTCAATGCTTgagtccacgttcaaccaaaatggagaagtgtGTGAGGGTGGATATTAAGACTAATAGAAACGTTCGCAGGATGGTGCATgatatgttcaaaattgttttgatggttgtaatcgtttagttatagtaatggtattttaattgttgtagttgtttgtgttgttgtttatgtgttacttgtgtgttgaatgtgttgtatttgtttgtgatggtatttccacacaaagttatcatatgaaataaattttgttttttatatatcacaaaagaggtacatgtaaaattatcttgttgtgctcgttccaacagtatgacagttagtacgattgtgacctggctgacggcatgaactacataatcaaaccattttgttcgtcgtatccatttcgattcgaatacgtgtgttgtttgggaagatcctttttctttcttcgcataacttcattgtgccagagaatgtccccttgatattctggtcagtaatcctcttttgcaactactgaaaaactaattttgtaaacattggataggcttatgactttgtaaacgtcagatagTAAGTACGATGGATtccttcgaacctttgaacatgccgcaatgACCTGGGAGCAGagcatacgaaaggcttggaactttccgcagtcgcaccaacctctatctagttccacttTGTATTGTCACATCggcatgccttcattgtgatccatggactcaacaacattgtaccaacctttagtacggtcaaacaccgtgaccacgTGTATGTTTGCTTTGGCAGTTTCATGTCTAATaaatttcattgaagcatcactaaACAACTGCCCAGATTGCAACATTGAACTCCATTTGAAACGTATGGTCTCAAACAGCGCTCATAGCCTAAAATATGTTGCCTGCactaaagcggttataggtaggtttcggatgcctttgaagacagggttcattgattccacaagatttgttgtcatgtggccccaatgTTGACCGTTGTTGTATGTCCTAGTCTatttctccaatggaatattgtctATCCACCGTATTGCATTTGTGTTTGACAATCTGATGTCTTCgtggtagtgtttgaaagaaggttctgatcATGCGTAACATGtgttgacaaccttcttccgtaacattttgtctttgatctcccgcataaaattctgagcgatatgtctaatgcagaAGACATGCGTCAACGGAGGATCttgccagccattatcaatgttattGTATGCACTGACTATTAAAGGGTGTCTAttagagatcaaacataagttagcTTGTGGAGCAACGTACAttcggagatttcttaggaaaaaacttcatccctcagcagtctccccttcaactaggccaaaggcgattggaaaaatgttgttgttgccatcttgtgccactgaCATCAGTAATGTTCCTTTATATTTCTCGTACAAtcatgtaccatcaatttgtataataggtttacagaaagcaaaacctttgatgcatggttgatacacccagaagagacggtggaatattccatttccaatagcacaaACCCCGTCTGGTGTATACACCGGCAACGTTTCCAACTTAACAATAGTCCCTGGAGCATATTGTTTAAGAGCCAAtaagtattttggaagttgtttgtaagactcctcccaattgccatacactttttcaaccgcatttgtcctagctatccaagccttcctatatgatggagtaTAGTTTTATTATGCtacaatatgcgagattattgtactcacctttaacgacggattgtcGCTAATGACAGACAAAATTTTATCGCATATTAACTGAGAGCTAAGTTTCTGATGGTCTTGCATTGGGTTCGTAAGCATGCATGTGTGAATTGGACCcatggatccaatctcccaagaaccactcctcttccggtacgaagctgatAACCTGAAAAGGCAGTGCTCATTTCGACAATAAATTTTGTACCTCACTGCATTAGTTCTATCAACTCTGTAATCAGCTGATAGTTCCATGTGAAACTTTTTAATATCTTTTACATAAtcttcttttgtgcgaaatgtgtctccttctTTAAATGATCATtgaatttgcacataaggattgtaagatatctgatgaaggttcatcggcATCCAAATGCaagcttgtcatgtgttgaggtggacaatatacatgactagaTGGTAATGGCTCATctttttcttcatcattcaccattgaatcaaccaataactcggcttcttcttcttcctcatctatAACATTGACATCAACTTGTTCGTCGTCATCAGTTTTACAACACTCAACATTTGCAACACTAACAATCAACCTCTGCAACACTCAACCTATACAACACTCAACCTCTGCAACACTCAACCTATACAACACTCAACCTCTGCAACATTATGTCTCTATTGACTATGGGTGATTAACATCGAGGAACAATCGATAATATCGtgacatttgtatgttattacttcttcttacttatttcttacttatgtttcTATTGTTTATTATTTTTCCTTACTTTGtttcttacttatgttttattaggacccaaagcgatttcgatgtcgtgtacatgaatatgtaccacacgatcctttgatagaaccatatacTCGAGGATGCAGTTTTAGTAATCTTctcaacatagtctcatacttagttgactacaaatttattcttgctttgttagAGAGATGGAGACTCGAGACCCATACATTCCACCTTCCTTacggtgagtgtaccgtcacacttgaggatgtctacatgttgttaggtctacgtatcgatggtaaggccgtaaatggtagagttaaccaagataacTTTGTATGCAATGAATtgttgggtgcccctttgtgtaATGACACAACTACGAGAGAGACTTCTGGTCAAGCTAAGGGTCAAGGTATTAACTTAAAATATCTCaaacaatattatgcgagtataaCATTAACCGAAGAATCTACCGagtatgaaaaaataattaaagctcagtgttatattatgattctatttggtAACTTTTTATTTCCTGAATGTACTAGTAATATtgtaaatattatgtatttgtcgttgttacgaaacataaataaggtaagcacatatagttggggttcaactgttttagcccatctatatagtgcattgtgtaaaaattccaaaaaaaaaaatacttgtacgtTTAATTCATGCgcgtatttgctacaagcatgaggttggtcaagaatgtcgtcactcgccccAGTAAACGAGAAACCATTCATATTCCCCTTTGtaacaaagtaagtttaaaattttaccatctaatttattagactttatattacaactaactctaaataatatttttcaaatcttttcgatctaggtggtcagttaaagggatgaactacaacaaGTGTCTGAAATACGCtgtagtagtctatcgcaatctattggaccacattggaccagacgatgtaatactaCTACATAACTCtatatttgattttaaaaaaattatccaATTACATATCTTCTAATCATGTCATATTCTTATATAGTTTATCTGGATGTCATATATGGGTCTTaatcatcaggttaaccatgttatggtgcagtttggacagcaaaaacacaaattatctggttcactactatggagatgcaccaaagtgaccgtgtaAAATTGCAGTTCGACATGCAgcaacaaattccagaacctccgacaTGTTTGAGAGATTGGcatcaacaaagagtcgatgTTCAATGAGATTATTCCGACtggagagacttcgcaaaagaTATGCGTCTTCATTGGAcgaatcgacgacaacacatcttaaacgaaccagtcatacagggtgctagaccaactcaacattatatggcatggtttaggtcggtttACAATGCCATAATTTGTTCTAAGACAAGGTGTTTGAGCaccaacccccccccccccccccccccccccccccccccccccacccccccccccccccccccccccccccccgcccCCCGCCCCCACCTATTGGGGAtaaatgatgacacatctatcaaataccgatggaccttccaccagaccttcacaccagccaccattggatcatgtcagcactcaaagaccccaaacacctcaagaaaatagcgggagacctcgaagacaaactaatccacctggatgtggaacatgGGGCATTTCAATCAGGCGGGTCATTGAATTTCTTATTAATTCTATGTAATTTttcattataatataatataatttttatttttagtatttcatttaattaattataattttaacatttaaaattaaaaaaaaaaagtgaaaggagcatgcgccacatgcattggcgcatgtATGCATTGCCAATGCATGTAGCGCCTACATGCATGTGCCATGACTCTGGACGTCTCCTCTCTAGGTTAGTTGGATGCATCAGTACAACTGCCGCATTAGTAgaaaaaaatggttattt includes these proteins:
- the LOC127120895 gene encoding ERAD-associated E3 ubiquitin-protein ligase HRD1B isoform X1 → MMRLKTYAGLSLIATLAIAYHAFNSRGQFYPAMVYLSTSKISLVLLLNMGLVIMCVLWQLTKKIFLGSLREAEVDRLNEQSWREVMEILFAITIFRQDFSVTFLAMVTALLLIKALHWLAQKRVEYIETTPTVTMLSHIRIVSFMGFLLLIDSLFLYNSLKHLIDTWQASVSLFFAFEYMILATTTVSIFVKYIFYVSDMLMEGQWEKKPVFTFYLELIKDLLHLSMYLCFFFVIFVNYGIPLHLIRELYETFRNFKVRIADYIRYRKITSNMNDRFPDATPEELDASDATCIICREEMTAAKKLICGHLFHVHCLRSWLERQHTCPTCRALVVPAENGTSVAGGQQGSQSNGHQQGQTELDSGGATDSVSRHQARLQAAAAAASIYEKSYVYPSVTYSVRSIDLNGEQASSEQAQQKFHNPGGPRDVPFPPMGQSLPSQPYAAPSNYGERIGNDRNSRKVVFEAHKQMFQEQIEILQEHIQKLETTYAEGSVDGGMPSSASRDKLSVSSENQEGA
- the LOC127120895 gene encoding ERAD-associated E3 ubiquitin-protein ligase HRD1B isoform X2, producing the protein MMRLKTYAGLSLIATLAIAYHAFNSRGQFYPAMVYLSTSKISLVLLLNMGLVIMCVLWQLTKKIFLGSLREAEVDRLNEQSWREVMEILFAITIFRQDFSVTFLAMVTALLLIKALHWLAQKRVEYIETTPTVTMLSHIRIVSFMGFLLLIDSLFLYNSLKHLIDTWQASVSLFFAFEYMILATTTVSIFVKYIFYVSDMLMEGQWEKKPVFTFYLELIKDLLHLSMYLCFFFVIFVNYGIPLHLIRELYETFRNFKVRIADYIRYRKITSNMNDRFPDATPEELDASDATCIICREEMTAAKKLICGHLFHVHCLRSWLERQHTCPTCRALVVPAENGTSVAGGQQGSQSNGHQQGQTELDSGGATDSVSRHQARLQAAAAAASIYEKSYVYPSVTYSVRIDLNGEQASSEQAQQKFHNPGGPRDVPFPPMGQSLPSQPYAAPSNYGERIGNDRNSRKVVFEAHKQMFQEQIEILQEHIQKLETTYAEGSVDGGMPSSASRDKLSVSSENQEGA